CGTCGTTCCTGACGGGGCTGAGGCCGCCGACGACCGGCGTGACGACGAACGAGCAGGTGATGGACGAGCACCTGCCGCCGGGGACGCTGTCGCTCCCCGAGATCCTCAAAACCGGCGGGTTCACGACGGCCAACGTCGGCAAGCTCTTCCACCAGACGAACTATGCGGAGAAGAGGCTCCTGACGTTCGATCGGCTGGAGTTCATCGAAAAGCCGAAGGATTGGAAGGGACCGCCGCCGATCCTCCAGTTCCCTGCCGCCCCGAGGGTCAGCGACCCGCCGCCGGCCGACCGCAACAGCCGTGAGTTCCGCGTCTGGCGGCGGAAGCAGTCCGACCGCTACGGCGACTCCGGCCTGACCCGCGAACAGGAGCGCGATTACCGGATGGCGGCGACCGCCGCCGCGCTGATCAAGCAGTTCGCCAGGGACAAGTCGCGGTTCTTCCTGTCGGTCTCGCAGTCGAAGCCCCACACGCCGCTGATCGCCCCCAAGAAGTACATCGACATGTACGACCCGGACAAGATCCCCACGCCGCCGGCCGCGCCCGACGAGTTCGTGGGCCTTCCCGCTCACTACCAGACGCGGGCTCACGGCGGCAATCCGGACATCTTCACCGAGAAGCAGCCGACGCCCCAGCAGGCCAGGGAGGCGATCGCCGCTTATTACGCCTGCGTCAGCTTCGTCGACGACAACATCGGCCTGGTCCTCGACGCCCTCGACGAGGCCGGGCTCCGCGACAACACGATCGTGGTCTTCCTGGGCGACCACGGCTTCCACCTGGGGGACCACGCGTTCTGGTCCAAGTACTCCATGCTGGAGCCGACCCGCCGGGCCCCCCTGATCGTCCGCGTTCCGGGAGCCGTGGGGAACGGCCGCGTCAGCCGGCAGTTCGTCGAGTTCGTCGACCTGCTGCCGACGATCGGCGACCTGGCGGCCGTGAAGTTGCCGACGAACCTGGAGGGGACCAGTTTCTCCCCGCTGCTCAACGACCCAGAGCGCCCGTGGAAGTCGGCCGTGTTCATGTCCGGCGGCTCCCGCGACCACGGCCGGATGGTCCGCAACCGTCGCTACAGCTATCTTGAGTTCCAGGAAGGCAGCGACTCACCGGCGCTCTTCGACCTGGAGAAGGACCCCTGGGAAACGCGGAACGTGATCGACGAGCCCGCCTACGCCGAGACCCGTCGCGAGTTGGCCGCCTTGCTCCAGGCCGGCTGGAAGGCCGCCCTCCCGCCGGAGGATGCACGGAAGTCCGCGCGAGATTGACACGCCGTCACTCCACTGGCCCGCGCCGCAATGCCGGCCCCCCTGCGTCTGAGGACTCCTACATGAACATTCGACGCTCGATCGTGCTGACGGCCGCAACCACGGCCATCGCCCTCGTCGCCCTCGGGAACGCGGCCGAGGCCGCCGCGCCCGGCAGGCCGCCGAATATCGTCTTCATCCTGGCGGACGACCTGGGGTACGGACACGTCGGCTGTTACGGGCAGACGAAGATCCGCACGCCGAACATCGACGCGCTGGCGAAGGAGGGGATGCGGTTCACTCAGTTCTACAGCGGGGCGGGCGTCTGCGCCCCGGCGCGGAGCACGCTCCTCACGGGCCTGCACACCGGCCGGACGCCCGTTCGCAACAACGGCCTGGACCGGCATCTCGACGACGCCGACGTCACCATCGCCGAGGTCTTG
This genomic stretch from Paludisphaera rhizosphaerae harbors:
- a CDS encoding sulfatase; protein product: MLRRFILPIVLALAAVAAEVRAADVPDTSKMNVLLIDIEDCNAGVWGCYGNTICKTPNIDRFAKSAVVFDAAYVQAVSCNPSRTSFLTGLRPPTTGVTTNEQVMDEHLPPGTLSLPEILKTGGFTTANVGKLFHQTNYAEKRLLTFDRLEFIEKPKDWKGPPPILQFPAAPRVSDPPPADRNSREFRVWRRKQSDRYGDSGLTREQERDYRMAATAAALIKQFARDKSRFFLSVSQSKPHTPLIAPKKYIDMYDPDKIPTPPAAPDEFVGLPAHYQTRAHGGNPDIFTEKQPTPQQAREAIAAYYACVSFVDDNIGLVLDALDEAGLRDNTIVVFLGDHGFHLGDHAFWSKYSMLEPTRRAPLIVRVPGAVGNGRVSRQFVEFVDLLPTIGDLAAVKLPTNLEGTSFSPLLNDPERPWKSAVFMSGGSRDHGRMVRNRRYSYLEFQEGSDSPALFDLEKDPWETRNVIDEPAYAETRRELAALLQAGWKAALPPEDARKSARD